Proteins from one Impatiens glandulifera chromosome 2, dImpGla2.1, whole genome shotgun sequence genomic window:
- the LOC124924039 gene encoding protein ACCUMULATION AND REPLICATION OF CHLOROPLASTS 6, chloroplastic, producing the protein MEALRCIGLGVSANRLPLPPTIKKLHKPPTAVTGGGNASVSGNFSASKWADRLLSDFQFLPSPDSPDKPQHSTSSSVLSATIPAPLPTVERHISIPIDFYRVLGAEAHFLGDGIRRSYESRVSKPPQYGYSQDVLISRRQILQAACETLANPSSRAEYNEGLAEDEFDAIITQVPWEKVPGALCVLQEAGETELVLQIGESLLSERLPKSFKQDIVLVMALAHVDLSRDAMAMSPPDFIKGSEVLERALKLLQEEGASSLAPELHAQIDETLEEITPRCILELLAFPLDDITKREEGLQGLRNILWAVGGGGAAAIAGGFTREDFMNEAFLHMTASEQVDLFVATPNNIPAESFEVYGVALALVTQAFVNKKPHLIRDADNLFQQLQQTKTTNMSNSNYIYTVRENRETDFALERGLCSLLIGEVDDCRSWLGLDSENSPYRNPSIVYFVMEHSNNEKENDFLPGLCKLLETWLMEVVFPRFRDTKNLAFKLGDYYDDPIVLRYLERLEGVGGSPLAAAAAIVKIGEEATAVLDSVKAGAIQALRRVFPLSKGEDNVLNSFPSESEQGGLGEVLDESSPTILPEITKRNDSSESHEQENITSNIKEATVKIMCAGLMVGAITLVGLKYLPFRNGSSVPRKDVGSPVVSEVHEVDLKAAENAEEIPRMDAILAETLVRKWQNIKSQALGPDHSLGKLSEVLDGQMLKIWKDRGSEIAEHGWFWDYTLVNLSIDSVTISLNGDRAIVEATLEESAQLTDIAHPEHNDSYSTSYTTRYEVLRTNSGWKIVEGAVLKS; encoded by the exons ATGGAAGCTTTAAGATGTATAGGCTTAGGTGTATCTGCTAATCGATTACCTCTTCCACCAACCATCAAGAAACTCCATAAACCACCCACTGCTGTAACCGGCGGCGGAAACGCCAGCGTCTCCGGTAATTTCTCCGCCAGCAAATGGGCAGATCGTCTCCTCTCCGATTTCCAATTCCTACCTTCTCCAGATTCTCCCGACAAACCCCAACATTCTACCTCCTCATCCGTTCTCTCTGCTACAATCCCTGCGCCGCTTCCCACCGTCGAGCGTCACATCTCAATCCCTATAGATTTCTATCGAGTGCTAGGCGCGGAAGCTCATTTCCTCGGCGACGGTATCCGAAGATCGTACGAATCAAGGGTTTCCAAGCCACCTCAATATGGTTACAGTCAGGATGTATTGATTAGCAGAAGACAGATTCTTCAAGCCGCTTGTGAGACATTGGCGAATCCAAGTTCTAGAGCGGAGTATAACGAAGGACTGGCTGAGGATGAATTTGATGCTATCATAACCCAGGTCCCCTGGGAAAAG GTTCCTGGAGCTTTATGCGTTCTGCAGGAAGCAGGAGAAACTGAACTTGTTCTGCAGATAGGGGAGAGTTTGTTGAGTGAAAGGTTGCCTAAGTCATTTAAGCAGGATATTGTATTGGTTATGGCATTGGCTCATGTTGATTTGTCTAGAGATGCTATGGCTATGTCTCCTCCAGATTTCATTAAAGGCTCTGAAGTTTTAGAGAGGGCTTTGAAGTTATTGCAG GAAGAAGGTGCCAGTAGCCTTGCACCGGAGCTACACGCTCAGATCGACGAGACACTAGAAGAGATAACACCTCGTTGCATTCTGGAGCTTCTTGCTTTTCCACTCGATGATATAACGAAAAGAGAAGAAGGTCTTCAAGGTCTTCGAAACATTCTGTGGGCTGTCGGTGGAGGAGGTGCAGCCGCCATTGCTGGTGGCTTTACCCGTGAAGATTTCATGAATGAAGCATTCTTACACATGACAGCTTCCGAGCAG GTCGACCTGTTTGTTGCCACACCAAATAACATACCGGCAGAAAGTTTCGAAGTTTATGGAGTTGCACTCGCCCTCGTTACTCAAGCTTTCGTAAACAAAAAGCCCCATCTAATTCGAGATGCTGACAACCTTTTCCAACAACTTCAGCAGACAAAGACAACAAATATGTCAAACTCTAATTACATTTATACCGTAAGAGAAAATCGAGAAACAGACTTCGCTTTAGAACGAGGGCTATGTTCTCTTCTTATAGGAGAAGTTGACGATTGCAGATCGTGGTTGGGATTAGACAGTGAGAACTCGCCTTATCGCAATCCATCTATTGTTTACTTTGTCATGGAACATTCCAACAACGAGAAGGAAAATGATTTCCTTCCCGGTCTCTGCAAATTGTTGGAGACATGGCTGATGGAAGTTGTATTTCCAAGGTTTCGTGATACGAAAAACTTGGCATTCAAACTTGGAGATTATTATGATGATCCAATTGTTCTTCGATATCTAGAGAGGCTCGAGGGAGTTGGTGGTTCGCCATTGGCTGCTGCAGCAGCCATAGTTAAAATTGGGGAGGAAGCTACTGCTGTGCTTGATAGTGTTAAGGCTGGCGCAATTCAGGCATTGAGAAGGGTATTTCCCCTCAGTAAAGGCGAAGACAATGTTTTAAACAGTTTTCCATCAGAAAGCGAGCAGGGTGGTCTGGGTGAGGTTCTAGATGAATCATCCCCTACTATCTTACCAGAAATTACAAAGAGAAACGATTCCTCTGAATCACATGAGCAGGAAAATATTACTTCCAACATTAAAGAAGCAACCGTGAAGATTATGTGTGCTGGTTTGATGGTTGGAGCAATTACTCTTGTTGGCTTGAAATACTTACCATTCAGAAATGGTTCCTCGGTTCCGAGAAAAGACGTCGGTTCACCTGTGGTTTCTGAAGTTCACGAAGTGG ATCTAAAAGCAGCCGAAAATGCAGAAGAAATACCTAGAATGGATGCTATATTAGCGGAAACTCTTGTTCGCAAGTGGCAAAACATCAAATCACAGGCTCTTGGCCCTGATCATAGCCTTGGAAAGTTGTCTGAG GTTTTGGATGGTCAAATGCTGAAGATCTGGAAAGATCGAGGTTCAGAAATCGCTGAACACGGTTGGTTTTGGGATTACACACTTGTGAACTTAAGCATCGATAGTGTAACAATATCTCTCAATGGAGACCGAGCAATTGTAGAAGCAACTCTTGAAGAGTCGGCTCAATTGACCGATATAGCTCACCCGGAGCACAATGACTCATATAGCACATCCTACACAACAAGGTATGAGGTGTTACGAACCAActccggttggaagattgtagAAGGGGCTGTTCTTAAATCTTAA